In Hugenholtzia roseola DSM 9546, one DNA window encodes the following:
- a CDS encoding PDZ domain-containing protein yields the protein MTQFSAFFFKFYVIISFFIISFGLVKDLWAQEDQKQPSYEGLFFKREGRFAFSIKFELINNLILVPIRINDASESSYFIINSGLRDAVISEIFPDQVLQFNRAEKVKISGLGQGEGLWAYTTQANLIQMGENNDLESQTQPFLVLLDDAFQLSSRFGKKIQGIMGYDFFKNFIIKIDYHTKLLTFYHPEKYTPKIKRKTQVFDLELQNKKPYIKLDYFLYDSLSKQKVKRPIKVLVDTGGSHALWLDAYYNDLIKLPAETAPTYIGKGFNGDIFGAVGKIEGLGVGKQAFTSLLTTFPDSLSLNAAPQKDGRQGSIGGEILRRFEVIIDYPNQKLYLKPNRYLKDPIYYNRAGLEIVAPMPDFPYFLVGQVERDSPADLAGLKAQDQLVSINGTPVSEYSLGEIQLFFRKRAGTKIWVSFRREGQTEVQRVRLVLRSPIE from the coding sequence ATGACACAATTTTCCGCATTTTTTTTCAAATTTTATGTAATCATTTCCTTCTTTATCATCAGTTTTGGGCTTGTAAAAGACCTTTGGGCGCAAGAAGACCAAAAGCAGCCAAGTTATGAAGGACTTTTTTTCAAGCGCGAAGGCAGATTTGCCTTTTCCATCAAATTTGAACTTATCAACAACCTCATTTTAGTTCCGATTCGGATAAATGACGCTTCCGAAAGCAGCTATTTTATCATCAATAGCGGACTGCGTGATGCCGTCATTAGCGAAATTTTCCCCGACCAAGTGTTACAATTCAATCGCGCCGAAAAAGTAAAAATCAGCGGCTTAGGGCAGGGCGAGGGGCTTTGGGCTTATACAACCCAAGCGAACCTTATCCAAATGGGCGAAAACAACGATTTGGAAAGTCAAACACAGCCCTTTTTGGTGCTTTTAGACGACGCTTTTCAGCTTTCTTCGCGTTTTGGAAAAAAGATACAAGGCATTATGGGTTATGATTTTTTTAAAAATTTCATCATTAAAATCGACTATCATACCAAACTGCTCACTTTTTACCACCCCGAAAAATATACGCCCAAAATAAAGCGCAAGACACAAGTTTTTGATTTGGAGCTACAAAACAAGAAGCCCTATATCAAGCTCGACTATTTTTTATATGATTCGCTTTCAAAACAAAAAGTAAAGCGTCCGATAAAGGTCTTGGTAGATACAGGGGGCAGTCATGCCCTTTGGTTAGATGCCTACTACAATGATTTAATTAAATTGCCTGCCGAAACAGCCCCCACTTACATAGGAAAGGGTTTTAATGGCGATATTTTCGGTGCAGTTGGAAAAATTGAAGGCTTGGGCGTAGGCAAGCAAGCCTTTACAAGCCTACTGACTACCTTCCCCGACTCGCTTTCTTTGAACGCTGCCCCCCAAAAAGACGGCAGGCAGGGTAGTATTGGGGGTGAGATTTTAAGGCGTTTTGAGGTAATAATAGACTATCCAAATCAAAAATTATACTTAAAACCCAATCGCTATTTAAAAGACCCGATTTATTACAACCGTGCAGGCTTGGAAATTGTCGCGCCGATGCCCGATTTTCCCTATTTTTTAGTGGGACAGGTGGAGCGCGATTCGCCTGCGGATTTGGCAGGTTTGAAGGCACAAGACCAATTAGTTTCTATCAATGGCACGCCTGTTTCAGAATATAGCTTGGGCGAAATTCAACTTTTTTTTCGCAAAAGAGCAGGCACAAAAATTTGGGTTTCTTTTCGAAGAGAAGGGCAGACAGAGGTGCAGCGCGTGCGCCTTGTGCTTAGAAGTCCGATTGAGTAG
- a CDS encoding TonB-dependent receptor gives MRFYSKLRPAFIEAKSGRRASFGSSSSFFTKESFSSESFLGKSFLGSFLLALVACCFLCLNPLSAQEKRYTLSGSIKDNSNGEEIIGATVLVKELSGVGAVTNEYGFFSLTLPAGEYTILYQFLGYETQEEKINLTQNQTVSIRLGESAAALSEVVITDKELNENVESVQISKNTLDMAQVKKLPAVFGEVDVMRTITLLPGVQNAGEGTAGLFVRGGANDQNLILLDDAPVYNGSHLLGFFSVFNPDAVRDVQLYKAGIPTQYGGRLSSIIDVRMKNGSDQNFMASGGIGSISSRLTVESPIGDKASFMLSGRRTYADMFLKLSPDADLRQNRLYFYDFNAKVNLKIDDKNRIFLSGYFGRDVFGFGENFGLSWGNNTGTLRWNHIFNQKLFLNTTLIYSSFDYGFDVGQGVQNFTWKSGLQDMEIKFDFDYFLNPKNTLVFGMQNVYHRFTPVSITPQDETSIFQKFALDEKYALETALYIGNEQKISDRLMIQYGLRYSMFQNLGATREFVYEEGKPRSDRTITDTIHYKKFEPYSFYGGLEPRLSFRYKLDKNSSIKGAYNRTRQYIQTVSTNTASLPFDRWIGSNTYIPPQIGDQIALGYFRNLKENEYELSVEAYYKDMRNQIDVLDGADLFLNNNIEEALAAGRAWAYGAEFLLRKNMGKTTGWVSYTYSKVQRQIDGINAGIAYSPRYDRPHNLAIVVSHQFNDRVTLAGNFVYNTGAAVTYPVGRYLVGDELIPYYEEGKRNAYRLPAYHRADISLTIDGKNKKQRWWSGSWNFSLYNFYNRKNAFTIYFRPEQDGNGNPTNSGKTEAVKTTLFGIIPSVTYNFKIVPAKK, from the coding sequence ATGCGATTTTACTCAAAATTGCGCCCTGCCTTCATTGAGGCAAAATCGGGGCGGCGGGCTTCTTTTGGCTCATCTTCTTCTTTTTTCACGAAAGAGTCTTTTTCAAGTGAGTCTTTTTTAGGTAAGTCTTTTTTAGGGTCTTTCTTGCTTGCCCTTGTCGCTTGTTGTTTCTTGTGTCTAAATCCGCTTTCGGCACAAGAAAAACGCTACACTTTGAGCGGTAGTATCAAAGACAATTCCAACGGCGAGGAAATTATCGGGGCAACCGTCTTAGTAAAGGAACTATCGGGCGTGGGTGCAGTAACGAACGAATACGGCTTCTTTTCGCTGACCCTGCCTGCGGGCGAATATACGATTTTGTACCAATTCTTGGGCTATGAAACGCAGGAAGAAAAAATCAATCTCACTCAAAATCAGACTGTTAGTATCCGCTTGGGCGAATCTGCGGCAGCCCTTAGTGAAGTTGTCATTACGGATAAAGAGCTAAACGAAAATGTAGAATCGGTGCAGATTTCGAAAAATACGCTCGATATGGCGCAGGTAAAAAAACTGCCCGCCGTTTTTGGCGAAGTTGATGTCATGCGCACCATCACCCTTTTGCCGGGAGTGCAGAATGCAGGCGAAGGCACAGCAGGGCTTTTTGTACGCGGAGGCGCAAACGACCAAAACCTCATTCTTTTAGATGATGCCCCTGTCTATAATGGTTCGCATCTCTTGGGTTTCTTTTCGGTCTTCAATCCTGACGCAGTGCGCGACGTACAACTCTACAAGGCAGGTATCCCAACGCAATACGGCGGCAGACTGTCCTCTATCATCGATGTACGCATGAAAAATGGCAGCGACCAAAACTTTATGGCTTCGGGCGGCATTGGCAGCATTTCGAGCCGCCTAACGGTAGAAAGTCCTATCGGCGACAAAGCCTCTTTTATGCTTTCGGGCAGACGCACCTATGCAGATATGTTCTTAAAACTTTCGCCTGATGCAGACCTTCGCCAAAATCGCCTTTATTTTTATGATTTCAATGCGAAAGTAAATTTGAAAATTGACGACAAAAACCGCATCTTCCTTTCGGGTTATTTTGGTAGAGATGTGTTTGGCTTTGGTGAAAATTTTGGTTTGAGCTGGGGCAACAACACAGGCACGCTGCGTTGGAATCATATCTTCAACCAAAAACTATTTTTAAATACGACCCTGATTTATAGCAGCTTCGACTACGGCTTCGATGTAGGGCAGGGCGTACAGAACTTCACTTGGAAATCGGGCTTGCAGGATATGGAAATCAAATTTGATTTTGATTATTTCTTAAATCCGAAAAATACCCTCGTCTTTGGCATGCAAAACGTCTATCACCGCTTTACCCCTGTGAGTATCACGCCACAAGACGAAACTTCTATTTTCCAAAAGTTTGCCTTAGATGAAAAGTACGCCTTAGAAACAGCCCTTTATATCGGCAACGAACAAAAAATTTCAGACCGCCTGATGATACAGTATGGCTTGCGCTACTCTATGTTTCAAAATTTGGGCGCGACACGCGAATTTGTCTATGAAGAAGGCAAGCCGCGCTCGGATAGAACCATTACCGACACCATTCACTACAAAAAATTTGAGCCATATAGCTTTTACGGCGGCTTAGAACCGCGCCTTTCTTTCCGCTATAAATTGGACAAAAACAGCTCTATCAAAGGGGCTTACAACCGCACGCGCCAATACATTCAGACCGTTTCTACCAATACGGCAAGCCTGCCCTTCGACCGCTGGATAGGCTCGAATACCTACATTCCCCCTCAAATTGGCGACCAAATCGCTTTGGGTTATTTTAGAAACCTAAAAGAAAACGAATACGAACTTTCAGTAGAAGCCTATTACAAGGATATGCGCAATCAAATTGATGTCTTAGACGGTGCAGACCTTTTCCTAAACAACAACATCGAGGAAGCCTTAGCCGCAGGAAGGGCTTGGGCGTATGGGGCAGAGTTTCTTTTGCGCAAAAACATGGGCAAGACCACAGGCTGGGTGAGCTATACCTACTCAAAAGTGCAGCGTCAGATAGATGGCATCAATGCAGGTATCGCCTACTCGCCGCGTTACGACCGTCCGCACAACTTAGCCATCGTAGTTTCGCACCAATTCAATGACAGAGTTACGCTGGCAGGAAACTTTGTCTATAACACAGGCGCAGCCGTAACCTACCCCGTAGGGCGTTATTTGGTAGGCGACGAACTTATCCCCTATTACGAAGAAGGCAAGCGCAACGCCTATCGCCTGCCTGCCTATCACAGAGCCGATATTTCGCTTACCATTGATGGCAAAAATAAAAAACAGCGTTGGTGGTCGGGTTCGTGGAACTTCTCACTCTAT